The following proteins are co-located in the Noviherbaspirillum sp. UKPF54 genome:
- a CDS encoding cysteine hydrolase family protein, whose protein sequence is MSNAPRRALIVIDVQNEYVTGNLPIEYPPIQTSLPNIGRAMDAARAAGVPVIVVQHDSPEAAPLFAKGSAGWQLHAVVAERAHDHLVNKTMASAFAGTDLAQWLNEHEIDTLAVAGYMTHNCDASTILHAAHAGLKVEFLSDASGSLPYENAAGKASAEEIHRAFSVVFHSSFAAVATTDEWLAAVQADSQLERDNIYTSNLRARSSAQRAQAA, encoded by the coding sequence ATGAGCAACGCACCGCGCCGCGCATTGATCGTCATCGACGTCCAGAACGAATACGTGACCGGCAACCTGCCGATCGAATATCCGCCGATCCAGACCTCGCTACCCAATATCGGGCGTGCGATGGATGCCGCGCGCGCAGCCGGCGTACCGGTCATCGTCGTGCAGCACGATTCGCCGGAAGCGGCGCCGCTGTTCGCGAAAGGTTCAGCCGGATGGCAGCTGCACGCGGTCGTTGCCGAGCGCGCACACGACCACCTCGTCAACAAGACCATGGCGAGCGCTTTCGCCGGCACCGATCTTGCGCAATGGTTGAACGAGCACGAAATCGACACGCTGGCCGTGGCCGGCTACATGACGCACAACTGCGACGCGTCGACGATCCTGCATGCCGCGCATGCCGGATTGAAGGTGGAATTCCTGAGCGATGCAAGTGGCTCGCTTCCCTACGAAAACGCGGCCGGCAAAGCCAGCGCAGAAGAAATCCATCGCGCGTTCAGCGTCGTGTTTCATTCGAGTTTTGCAGCGGTAGCCACGACCGACGAATGGCTTGCAGCAGTACAGGCCGACAGCCAGCTTGAACGTGACAACATTTACACGTCGAACCTGCGGGCACGGTCATCCGCCCAGCGTGCGCAGGCAGCCTAA
- the purU gene encoding formyltetrahydrofolate deformylase, with product MTHPEYILTLSCPDHRGIVHRVSGFLAEHGCNIIDSAQFGDAQSQLFFMRVHFAAEDRTVSDATLRADFAQVAAELNMDAQLHDAHKKPRMMLMVSKIGHCLNDLLFRYKSGLLPVEIPAIVSNHTDFYQLSASYNIPFHHLPLAAGASAEAKRAQEERVMEIVRNNDIDLVVLARYMQILSPEMCTALKGRAINIHHSFLPSFKGAKPYYQAHERGVKLIGATAHFVTGDLDEGPIIEQDVERVDHAMEPDTLTAIGRDVECVVLARAVKWFVEHRILLNGHKTVVFK from the coding sequence ATGACTCACCCGGAATACATTCTCACCCTGTCTTGCCCCGACCATCGCGGTATCGTCCACCGCGTATCGGGTTTTCTGGCCGAGCACGGCTGCAACATCATCGACTCCGCGCAGTTCGGCGACGCGCAATCCCAGCTGTTTTTCATGCGCGTGCATTTCGCCGCGGAAGACCGGACGGTGAGCGACGCAACCTTGCGCGCCGATTTCGCGCAGGTGGCGGCCGAATTGAATATGGATGCGCAACTGCATGACGCGCACAAGAAGCCGCGCATGATGCTGATGGTATCGAAGATCGGCCACTGCCTGAACGACCTGCTGTTCCGCTACAAGAGCGGTCTGCTGCCGGTCGAGATCCCGGCGATCGTATCGAACCACACCGATTTCTACCAGCTCTCGGCGAGCTACAACATTCCGTTCCACCATTTGCCGCTGGCCGCCGGCGCTTCGGCGGAAGCCAAGCGCGCGCAGGAAGAGCGAGTGATGGAAATCGTGCGCAACAACGACATCGACCTGGTGGTGCTGGCGCGCTACATGCAGATCCTGTCACCGGAAATGTGCACTGCCCTGAAAGGCCGGGCGATCAATATCCACCACTCGTTCCTGCCCAGCTTCAAGGGCGCCAAGCCGTATTACCAGGCGCACGAGCGCGGCGTGAAGCTGATCGGCGCGACTGCGCATTTCGTCACCGGCGACCTCGACGAAGGGCCGATCATCGAGCAGGACGTGGAACGCGTCGACCATGCGATGGAGCCGGACACGCTCACGGCGATCGGGCGCGACGTCGAATGCGTGGTGCTGGCGCGCGCCGTGAAGTGGTTTGTCGAGCACCGCATCCTGCTGAACGGCCACAAGACCGTCGTATTCAAGTAA
- a CDS encoding GlxA family transcriptional regulator has translation MIRSNSSQPALQRMTLAVVAFDGISPFHLSVPWLVFGENRSGLGIPDFNVLTCAAEPGSLRTASGFDIAVAHGLEVLRDADIVIVPSWTDDCAAAPPALLDALRQAHRRGARIVGLCLGAFVLAEAGLLNGKTATTHWYCAQALAERYPAVRVDRDVLYVDEGSVLTSAGVAAGLDCCLYLLRQLCGAEAANRVARRLVIAPHRQGGQAQFIEKPLPVSHGDDRLSKVLEWVASHLDQPHSIDTLARRAAMSRRSFTRHFRQATGTTVVQWLLNQRLARAQRMLETGEQPIEAIAQQVGFGSALSLRQHFRLALNTSPSAYRKQFGKLAPRDAA, from the coding sequence ATGATCCGTTCCAACTCTTCTCAACCGGCCCTGCAGCGCATGACGCTTGCCGTCGTCGCCTTCGACGGCATTAGCCCGTTTCATCTGTCCGTGCCGTGGCTGGTATTCGGGGAAAACCGAAGCGGTCTTGGAATTCCCGATTTCAATGTGCTGACATGCGCTGCCGAGCCCGGCTCGTTACGCACTGCGTCTGGCTTTGACATTGCCGTGGCTCACGGGCTGGAGGTATTGCGCGACGCCGATATCGTGATCGTGCCTTCCTGGACAGATGATTGCGCTGCTGCGCCGCCGGCGTTGCTCGACGCCTTGCGGCAGGCGCACCGGCGCGGCGCACGTATCGTCGGCTTGTGCCTCGGCGCGTTCGTGCTTGCCGAAGCCGGCTTGCTCAACGGTAAAACGGCGACCACGCACTGGTACTGCGCGCAGGCGCTGGCCGAACGGTATCCCGCGGTGCGGGTCGATCGCGACGTGCTGTATGTGGATGAGGGAAGCGTGTTGACCTCGGCCGGAGTTGCTGCCGGCCTCGACTGCTGCTTGTACCTGCTGCGCCAGCTGTGCGGCGCGGAAGCCGCCAATCGGGTCGCGCGCCGTCTGGTGATTGCGCCGCACCGGCAGGGCGGGCAGGCACAATTCATTGAAAAGCCGCTGCCTGTGTCGCACGGCGACGATCGCCTGTCCAAGGTGCTGGAATGGGTGGCAAGCCATCTCGACCAGCCGCACAGTATCGATACGCTTGCCCGGCGCGCCGCGATGAGCCGCCGCAGCTTTACCCGGCACTTCCGGCAGGCGACCGGCACCACGGTTGTGCAATGGCTGCTGAACCAGCGCCTGGCACGCGCGCAGCGCATGCTGGAAACGGGAGAGCAGCCGATCGAGGCGATCGCACAGCAGGTCGGTTTCGGATCCGCGCTATCGCTGCGCCAGCATTTTCGCCTCGCGCTCAATACGTCGCCGTCGGCCTACCGTAAACAATTCGGCAAGCTGGCGCCGCGCGACGCGGCTTGA